The Anoplopoma fimbria isolate UVic2021 breed Golden Eagle Sablefish chromosome 20, Afim_UVic_2022, whole genome shotgun sequence genome includes a window with the following:
- the mfap5 gene encoding microfibril associated protein 5: MGRLPVVLLLCGFHALGAVAQDLQTEITPAPEGSLPDNCREEMYPCTRMYSVHKPIRRCIGALCLYSLSRVYVINNEICSRTVCQQDEYLKAELCRGLSGWPRRVERSSNRKRCRNRRSNPKTWANKA; the protein is encoded by the exons ATGGGCAGACTTCCAGTGGTCCTGCTCCTCTGCGGTTTCCACG CGCTCGGAGCAGTAGCCCAGGACCTGCAGACTG AGATCACTCCGGCACCTGAAGGCTCCTTGCCAGACA actGTAGGGAGGAGATGTATCCCTGCACCAGGATGTACTCGGTTCACAAGCCCATCAGGAGATGTATTGGTGCTCTTTGTCTCTACAG CCTTTCTCGTGTCTACGTGATCAACAACGAGATCTGTTCAAGGACCGTGTGCCAGCAGGATGAGTATCTGAAAG CCGAACTGTGCAGAGGGTTGTCCGGGTGGCCCAGGCGCGTTGAGAGGTCATCTAATAGGAAACGATGTCGCAATCGCCGTAGCAACCCCAAAACCTGGGCAAACAAGGCCTGA